GGTGCAGGGCTTCGAAGCGGGCGGGCACCGCGGCTTGTTCACCGACGACGCGACAAACCCGGCCGGCGGTGAGCAGTACGGCCTGCTGGCCCTGCTACGCCTGATCTCCGCGCGCACGAGCCTGCCCCTGGTCGCCTCGGGCGGGCTGGTGCACGGCGCCGACGTGGCGGCCGTACTCGCGGCCGGGGCGTCGGCGGCCCAGCTGGGCACGGCCTTCCTGCAAACCCCGGAAGCCGGCACGCCGTCCGCGCAACGCCGGGCGCTCGCGGAGGCGGGCCGGCTGACGGCGTTCACCCGCGCCTTCAGCGGCCGTCCGGCGCGGGGCCTGGTCAACCGCGTGCTGAGCGACCTCTCGGCCCACGCGCCCGCCGCATACCCGCAGCTGCACCACATCAGCAAGCCCATCCGCGCGGCCGCCGCCCGCGCCGACGACCCCGAGGCGATGTCGCTGTGGGCCGGCCAGACCTACCCACTCGCCGACGACGGATCCGCCGCCTCGGTGATGGAACGCCTGCGCGCCGAGGCCAAGGCGGCCGCCGCCCGCCTCGACCGCCTGGGCTGACAACACCCCCGCGCCCCCTCCACCCCACCCCACCCCAATGCGGCGTTCGTTGCGTTGAGCGCACCGAACGCCACATTGGTTGCGTTGAGCGCACCGAACGCCACATTGGGGTGCTTTCCCCACCGCCCAAGGTGACAGGACAACACAACCCGAAGTGCACCCAGCCCCCACCCAGCACCTCGATCCTCGCGCCCTTCACGATTCTGGGCCACTGTCAAGGCACGGCACGCTTTCCCGCCTTGACAGTGGCCCAGAACCGTAGAAACACTAAAAATCGGGGTGCCCGTCACCCCCACCTCCGGCAATGGTGCGCTCCGCGCGCCGAGCCGAACTCACCACACCTCAGTCCGAAGTGGACTCACCCTGATCGCCACGCGCCAACACCGAATGCCGACGGCTGTACCCGAAATACACACCCATCCCGATCGCGAACCAGATCGCGAACCTCAACCACGTCTCCGGCTTCAAGAACGTGATCAACCAGATCGAGAACACCACCCCGATGATCGGCACCACCGGCATCCCGGGCGTCCGGAACGTCCGCGGCAGGTCCGGCCGCTTGTACCGCAACACGATCACCGCGATACACACCACCACGAACGCCAGCAGGATCCCGATGTTCGTCAGCTCGGCCGCCTCGCCGATCGGCAGGAACCCGGCGATGATCGCCGAGGCCACGCCGAGGATCCACGTCGTACGCGTGGGCACCTTGCGCACCGGGTGCGTCTTGCCGAACCACTTGGGCAGCAGGCCGTCGCGGCTCATCGAATAGCCGACGCGCGTGGCGCCGAGCAGGAACGTGAACAGCACGGTCAGGATGCCGATGATGGCGCCGACCGCGATCACCGCGCCCAGCCAGCCCAGCCCGACCGACGCGAACGCGCTGGAGAACGCCGCTTCGGGGTCGATGTCCTTGAAGTTCACCATGCCGGTCAGCACGAGGCACGCGAAGACGTAGAGCACCATCGAGATAGCGAGCGAGTAGAGGATCGCCTTCGGCATGTGCTTCTGGGAGTCCTTCGACTCCTCGGCCGCGGTGGACATGGCGTCGTATCCGAAGACCGCGAAGAAGACGGTGGCCGCACCCGTGAACGCGCCGCTGATGCCGAAGGGGAAGAAGTTGCTGTAGTTGCCCGTCTTGATGTGGAAGGCGCCGACCACGATCACCAGCACCACGAGCGCGACCTTGAGGTACACCAGCAGCGTCTCGAACCGCGCCGCGTTTTTCATGCCCTGGTTGAGGATGAACGCGATGAGCAGGCACAGCACCACGGCGAACAGGTTCACCACGTACGAGCCGTGCGCCACACCGTCGGGTTCCGTGCCCGGCGCGCCCGACATCCATTGCGGCAGCGAGACGTGCAGGAAGCCGAGCAGGTCGTTGAAGTAGCCGGAGATGCCGATGGCCACCACCGCCACGATCGCGGTGTACTCCAGCAGCAGGTCCCAGCCGATGAACCACCCGACGATCTCGCCGAGCACCGCGTAGCCGTAGGTGTAGGCCGAGCCGGCGCGCGGGATCAGGCCGGCGAACTCCGCGTACGAGAACGCCGCCGCGGCGCTCGCGATGCCCGCGATGAGGAACGAGATCAGCACGGCGGGGCCGGCCGTCTGGTTGGCCACCGCGCCCGCCAGCGAGAAGATCCCGGCGCCGATGATGCCGCCGACGCCGATGGCCGTCAGCTGGCGCAGGCCCAGCGTGCGTTGCAGCCCGTCACCGCCGCTCTCGATCGTCTCGATCGGTTTGCGCCGGAAGATGCCGGACCCTGTTCCCAGGCTGCGCGGAGCGGACATCGATGTCTCCTCATACGTCGTGAACCGAGCCCGGATCACGGGCTCTGGCAGCGCACCGTACTAGGCCGTGTCCGCTGTGTCACCGATGTTCGAAAGTGGGCGGGATCTCACTTGATCCACGGACAAGCGATCCCTGGTTCGGCGCGGCGCGCGCGACAACGATCGGGGAAGAACGACCACGAAGGAGCGCAGCATGCCGTTCGCGAATTTCAAGGTGCCCGCCGGATCTCTCACGCCGGAGCAGAAGGAACTGATCGTGCACCGCACCACCGACCTGTACGCCGAGATCTACGGCGAGCAGGCGCGCCCGAACACGATGGTCCTCGTCGAGGAGGTCGCCGACGGCGGCTGGGGCATCGGCGACCACGTGCTCACCCTCGCTCAGCTCCAAGGCGACTGAACGCCGGACCTCAGCCGGCTGCCGTGTCCTCCGCGGCCTGCGAAGCCGCGCGGGCCGGGCGTTGCACGTCGCCGGAGCGGACGGCGCCGGCGGTGAAGAAGGTGAGGAGCTCGGCGATCTCGGGAGGGTCGTCGAGCTGAGGGCAGTGGCCCCAGTCCTCGCGGACGAGGAGGCGGCTGTGCGGCACGAGGGTGTGCAGGCGGCGCCCGGCGGCCGAGGAGACGAGCTTGTCCTTGCCGCAGGCCACGACCAGGAGCGGGGCGTGCACGCGGTCGAGCTGGTAGGCGTCGGCGAGTTCGGTGACGAGCTGGCGCGCCTGCTCGAGGCGGGAGGTGGTGGCGCGGTAGTCGGGGAAGAGCGTGGTGAAGCGGCGTACCTGGCCGGCGTCGGCGGTGCCCGCGTCGGCATACAGCAGGCGGGGTACGACCTGCTCGGCGACCGCGCGGACCAGGAAGCCGGGTACGGGCAGGGGGAGCGCGGAGTACAGCCGCAGCGGCAACGGGTTGCGCGCGACCGTGCGGACGAGCCACGAGTCGACGAAGCCGGGCGCGGCGATCGACACGACGCCGACGAGCGGCAGCCGCGGGTTCTGCGCCGCGCGCAGGCTGAGCGTGCCGCCGAGGGAGTTGCCGGCGAGCACGACAGGTCCGAGCACGGCCTGCTCGCGCACCACGGCGGCGGCGAACGCGTCGAGCTGGGGGAGCATTGGGCCCGGGCGCAGGGGCTGGGCGTCGCCGAAACCGGGCAGGTCCACGGCGACGGCCGCGATGCCCGCGGCCGCGAGCTCGGCCAGCACGGGACGCCAGGTGTCGGCGCTGTCGCAGTAACCGTGGAGCAGCACCAGCCGGGGTGCGCAGGCTTTTTCGGTGCCACGCTTGCGTGGCCGCTTGGGCGCCTCGGCTCCCACCACCGGTGGACCGACTTCGAGCACCCGCGTCCGAACTCCGGCGAAGCGCCGGAAGGAGACCCGGACGGCATCCGGTTCGCTGCTGGGCCGGCCGCCCCGGACAGCGGGTGCGGGCCGCTTCGATGCGGTCATGTCTACAGGTTAACCGTTCAAGGTCGAGTTCTGGTCGAACATCGGGGGTAACAAGCCGATTGCGAACTCGGGGTGTTGACGGTTAACGGAATGCGGCGTACAAGCACCGGCCTGGGCTGATCCGTGACGGAAAAGCCCAGGCCGGAGGAGTTCTGTCGGCTCAGCGGGTGAAGACGATCTTGCCGGCGGTCTCGCCGTCGAGCATTGCGCGGAAGCCGTCCGCGGCGTCTTTGAGGGGTAGTTCTGTGCCGATCCGGGGCTTGATCCCCTTGAGGTCGAGGTAGCTCAGCATGTCGGCCAGCTCGTCACGGGTGCCCATGGTCGAGCCGGCGACGCGCAGCTGCAGGAAGAACACGCGCTGCAGATCAGCCGACGGGTCCGGGCCGCTCGTGGATCCCGACACCACCACGATGCCGCCCGGCTTGAGCGACTTGAGGGTGTGCGCCCACGTGGCCTTGCCCACGGTCTCGAACACCGCGTCGACGCGCTCGGGCAGCCGCGCGCCGGACTCGAACGTCTGGTGCGCGCCGACGCTTTCGGCCACCGCGCGCTTCTCCTCGCTGCGGCCGGTCACCCACACGCGGAAGCCCGCCGCGCGCCCGAGCGCGATCAGCGCCGTGGACACGCCGCCGGAGGCGCCCTGCACCAGCATCGTCTGGCCGGGGCGCAGGCCGGACTTCACGAACAGCATCCGGTATGCGGTGAGCCACGCCGTGCCCATCGTCGCGGCTTCGGGGAAGGTGAGGCCGGCCGGCTTGGGCACCACGTTGCGCGCGGGCACCACGACCTGCTCGGCGAACGTGCCCTGGTGCTTCTCGGTCAGCAGGGTGCGTTTCGGGTCGAGCGTGTCGTCGCCCTGCCAGCCCGGGGCGTTGACCACGGAGTGGAGCACGACCTCGGAGCCGTCGTCGAGCGTGCCGGCGCCGTCGCAGCCCAGGATCATCGGGAACTGGTCGGGCTTGATGCCGACACCACGCAGCGTCCACAGGTCGTGCATGTTGAGGCTGGCGGCCTTGACGTGCACCCGGACCCAGCCTTCGGGCACCTCGGGCTCGGGCCGCTCGCCGGCGACAAGAGAGTCGAGCGGGGCCTCGGCGTTGGGTTCCTTCGCGTATACGGCGAACATGGCAGCAACCTACCGCCCCTGGGCGCGCCGACGCAGCCTGGCGCGCGTAGGCTCACACCCGTGTTCAACGGGCTGGCCGACTGGTGGGACGGGGTCGAGCTGTGGCTCGCCCAGGCTTGGTTCCCCGTCCAGTTCGTGCTGGTCATGGTCGTGGTCGTACCGCTGTGCCTGCTCTTCGCGTGGGTCATCGACAAGCTGGTGGGCCGCTTCGCGCGCTGGTTCGGCCCGGCCCGCGACGACGACAACCCGCCCTCTTAGGCTCACTCACCATGGTCAACCGTAGGCGGATCACCGCCGCACTCGTCGGTCTCCTCGTGCTGGTGCTCGCGGGCTGGCTCGTGAAGGAGAACGTCGGGGACTCGTCCTCGTCGGCCCCCGCCACGCCGAGCAGCTCCGCCCCGGCCGGTGCTTCGGGCGTCGCCGCGAAGTTGCCCGGCGGCGACTCCGGGTTGCCGGTGAAACCGTTGTCCGGCTTGCCTTCACAGGCGCGCGACACGTGGAAGCTGATCGAGGCAGGCGGGCCGTACCCCTATCCGCGCAACGACAACGTCGTGTTCGAGAATCGTGAGAAAGTGCTGCCGCGGAAGCAATCGGGTTACTACCACGAGTTCACGGTAACCACGCCGAAGAGCCCCGACCGCGGCCCGCGCCGCCTGGTCACCGGGCAGGCCAAGGAACTGTTCTACACCGACGACCACTACGCGTCGTTCGTCGTCGTGGACCCGAACCGGTGACGCCGGCCGACGAGGCGAAGGCCGCCGCGGACGAGGCCTTCGCGCGGGGCGCGTACCCGCACCTGGTCAACGGCGGCACGGTGGACAAGGCCTCCACGCTCGACGCGATCGCGAAGGCGATGTCCTTCCCGGACTACTTCGGCCGCAACCTCGACGCGTTGTACGACATGCTCACGGACCTGTCGTGGCTGCCCGCGGGCGAGCACGTGCTGATCTGGCGCGGCTCGGAAGCCTTGCGCCAGGCCGAACCGAAGAACTACCTGGCGATCCGCAGCGTGCTGTCCGACGCTCAGCGCGCGCTCGGCCCGGTGGACGGCAAAGCGGATTCCTGGCAGCTGACGGTCGTTCTGGCCGACTCGTAACGCCCCGCACCCCAATGCGGCTTTGGGTGCGCTCAACGCAACCAACGCCGCATTGGGGTGGTCGGGCCCGGGCTCAGTCTGTGTGGTCTTCGGGGACCCAGTTCGGCTTGCGCTTCTGGGCGAAGGCGAGAATGCCTTCCTGGCCTTCCTCGCTGGCGAAGAAGCCGGCCGACAGTTCGTTCATCGCGGCGAAGCCTTCCGACGGCGTGGCCGGCCGCGGCTTGCTCAGCAAGGTTTTGGTCGCTGCCAACGCCTTCGGGCCGCCGAGCGTCAGCGACTTCAGGTACCGCGCCACGGTCTCGTCGAGCTCGGCGGCGGGCACCGCGGCGTTGAGCAGCCCGATCTCCACGGCCCTCTGCGCGTCGAACACGTCGCCGGTGAGGAACAGCTCGTGCGCGGCGCGGGGGTTCAGCCGCGGCAGCACCGTCAGCGAGATCACGGCCGGGATCACGCCGATGCGGACCTCGGAGAACGCGAACGTCGCCTCGGGCACCGCGACCGCGATGTCGCACGCGGCGATCATGCCGATGCCGCCGGCGCGGGCCGGGCCGGCCAGGCGCGCCACGACGGGCTTCGGGCTGGTCCAGAGCTGGTCGAGGATCTTCGGGAACTCGTTCACGCCCTGGGCGCCGGCTCCGGCGCCGCGGGCCTCCTTGAGGTCCATGCCGGCGCAGAACACCGGGCCGGTGTGTGTCAGGAGCACCACGCGCACGGCGTCGTCGGCGACTGCTTTGTCCAGCGACTCGGACAGTTCGCGGCGCAGCTGCGCGGACAGGGCGTTGCGGTTGTGCGGGGAGTCGAGGGTGATCGTGGCGGCGCCGCCCACCACGTCGTAGTGCACCAGTTCGTCAGCCATGGCACCACGATCGCACACGCGTGTGCGAGACCGCTGTGACGTGCGTCCGGGGCCGCCGGGACGGGGCGGCCCCCGACAGTGTTCAACCTCCGGCGGGTCAGCCGATGGCGGTGGTCGTGAAGACCGGGCTCGGCGACGGGAAGCACGCGGTCGGCGCCGAGATGTCGATCAGCTGGTTGACCACGGCGGTGAAGGTGAGGCCCGGGTCGGCATAGCTGGTGCCGGCCAGCTTCGTCTCGATGGTGCCGGACGCGCCCGCCGTGAGGTGCACGGTCACGGCCGGCAGCTCGAACGTCGCGCCGCCCGCGATCGGGCCCGCCCAAAACGCGTATCGGATTCAGCTTTATGTGCTGACCTGCGCAGGAGCGTGCTACTAAAGCGGTATCCGGGTCACGACGTCCGCGTAGCGGTGCAGCACGGCGGCCGCCACGCGCGGGTCGGTGCCCAGCGGTTCGGCGACGAACACGGCTCGGTCGGCCTCGCGGGCGTGCACCGCGATGCGGTCCGGCAGCAGTCCGGGCGCGAGGAACCACGACGCGACGACGATCCGCCGCACGCCCCGCGCCCGCAGCCGCGCCACCGCGGCGGGTACGTCGGGCTGCGCCGCGCTCGCGAACGCCTCGGTGACCGGCAGCCCCAGTTCGCCTTCCCAGCGGACGGCGAGGTCGGCCACGGCCGAGTTGGCCCCGGCGTTCGACGAACCGACGGCGCTCACCACGACCCCGTCGCCCGGGCCCAGGCCGGCGCCGGAGAGCCGGGCGAGCGCGACGCGCTCCAGCACCGGGTCCACGCCCAGCACCTCGGACACCCGCACGTCGAACCCCGGGCACTCCGCCTTGACCTCGGTGACGAGCGCGGGCAGGTCCACCCGCGCGTGGAACGCGCTGCCGAGCAGCAGCGGTACCACGACCGCGGCGCGGTGCCCCTGTGCGTAGAGCCTCCGCAGGACGTCGGTGACCCGCGGTTCCGAGAGATCCAGGAAGGACTCGTAGACCTCGATCCCCGGTGCCTGCACGCGCACGCGCTCCACGAGCCCCCGCACGGTCGCAGCCGAACGGGGGTCGCGGCTGCCGTGCGCGACGGGAACGAGGGGAGCCGTCACGGGAACCGTTCGCCGACCAGCCCGGCGGCGAGCGTGTCGCCGTCCTTCGGGTCGATCACGAGGAACGCGCCCGTACGCGGGCTGTCGGTGTAGTCGTCCACGCCCAGCGGTTCGGCCAGGTACAGCTCGACGCGGCCGATGTCGTTGAGGTCCAACGACTCCGGATCGTCCACACTGGACAACGTCTGCTCGTCGAAGCGCGCGGTGAGCTCGGTGACATTGGCCTGCACCGTGCGCGTGCCGTGCTTCACGAGCACGCGCGCGCCCGGCTTGAGCTGCTTCGACGAGAGCCAGCACAGCGTCGCGGTGAGCTCGTCGGTGACGCGGGGCTGACGATCGGCCACGGCGATGAGGTCGCCGCGGGAGATGTCGAGGTCGTCGGCCAGCAGCAGCGTCACGGACGTGCCGGCGCCCGCTTCGTCCAGCGGTCCGTCGGCGGTGTCGATGCGCTCGACCGTGCTGCGCAGCCCGGCGGGCAGCACGACGATCTCGTCGCCGGGCCGGACGGTGCCGGCGGCGATCTGCCCGGCGTAGCCGCGGTAGTCGAGGTGCTCGGGCGTGCGTGGCCGGATCACGTACTGCACGGGGAAGCGGAACGCCGCCTCGTGCGGGTCCGGTGCCACGGGCACGGTTTCCAGGTGTTCCAGCAGGGCCGGGCCGTCGTACCAGGGGGTGCGCTCGGAGGAGGTGGCGACGTTGTCGCCTTCGAGTGCGGAGACGGGGATGGTGACGACGGAGCCGTGCTCGTAGCCCAAAGATTCGGCGTGGGCGGTGAACTCCTTGGCGATGACGGAGAAGGTCTCTTCGTCGTAGTCGACGAGGTCGATCTTGTTCACCGCCAGCACCAGCCGCGGCACGCCCAGCAGCGCCAGCACCGCCGCGTGGCGGCGGGTCTGCTCCACGACCCCCTTGCGCGCGTCGACCAGCAGCACCGCGAGCTGCGCGGTGGAGGCGCCGGTGACCGTGTTGCGGGTGTACTGCACGTGCCCCGGGGTGTCGGCGAGGACGAACGAGCGGCGTGGGGTGGCGAAGTAGCGGTAGGCCACGTCGATGGTGATGCCCTGCTCCCGCTCCGAGCGCAGGCCGTCGACCAGCAGCGACAAGTCCGGTGTGGACAGTCCCTTGTCCACCGACGCGCGCGTGACCGCGTCGAGTTGGTCGGCCAGCACCGACTTCGTGTCGTACAACAGCCGCCCGACCAGGGTGGACTTACCGTCGTCGACGCTGCCCGCCGTGGCGAGCCTCAGCAGCGAACTCATCAGAAGTAGCCCTCCCGCTTGCGGTCTTCCATGGCCGCTTCCGACATCCGGTCATCCGCCCGCGTCGCCCCGCGCTCGGTCAGCCGCGACGCGGAGACCTCCGCGATCACGTCGGCCACGGTCACCGCGGTGGACTCGATCGCGCCGGTGCACGAGCCGTCGCCGACGGTGCGGTAGCGCACGGACAGTTCCTGCACCTGCTCGTCGGCGCGGGGGCCGCCCCAGGGGCCTTCGGTGAGCCACATGCCGTCGCGCTGGTAGACCTCGCGCTGGTGGGCGTAGTAGATCGAGGGCAGCTCGACCTTTTCGCGGGCGATGTAGTTCCACACGTCCGCTTCGGTCCAGTTCGACAGCGGGAAGACGCGGACCTGCTCGCCGGGCCGGTGACGGCCGTTGTAGAGGTTCCACAGCTCCGGGCGCTGCCGGCGCGGCTCCCACTGCCCGAACGAGTTGCGCAGGCTGAAGATCCGCTCCTTGGCCCGCGCGCGTTCTTCGTCGCGGCGGCCGCCGCCGAACACCGCGTCGAACTTGTTCTCCGCGATCGTGTCCAGCAACGGCGTGGTCTGCAGCGGGTTGCGCATCCCGTCGGCGCGCTCTTCGAGGCGGCCGTCGTCGATCCAGTCCTGCACCTTCGCCACGACCAGGCGCAGCCCGTGCTTTTCGACGACGTGGTCGCGGAAGGCGATCACCTCGTCGAAGTTGTGCCCGGTGTCGACGTGCAGCAACGGAAACGGCACCGGCGCCGGCCAGAACGCCTTGATCGCCAAGTGCAACAGCAGCGTCGAGTCCTTGCCGCCGGAGAACAAGATCACCGGCCGGTCGAACTCACCCGCCACCTCACGGAAAATGTGGATGGCCTCGGATTCCAGTGCGGCGAGATTGTCGAACGCGATCGCGGCCGGGGTCTGGGGTTTGGCCCCAGAGGGCACAGTCAGAGTGGTCATCGGTCCCTTCCTCAGCCGTGCAGTCCGCACTCGGTCTTCGACTGGCCGGCCCAGCGGCCGCTGCGCGGGTTCTGCCCGGCCTCGACCTTCGCCGTGCACGGCGCGCAGCCGATGGACGGATAACCCACCGACACCAACGGGTTCTCGAGCACGCCGTGGTCGCGGATATAGCCGTTGAACTCGTCGTCGGTCCACGCGGCGAGCGGGTTGACCTTCACCAGGCCGTTGCGCTCGTCCCAGGTGACGATCGGGGTGTTCGCGCGCGTCGGTGCGTCCACGCGGCGCACGCCGGTGACCCACGCCGAGTACTTCGCCAGCGTGTCGCGCAGCGGCACGACCTTGCGCAGGAAACAACACTGGTTGGGGTCCCGGGCGAACAGGTCCTTGCCGTACTCGGTGTCCTGCTCGGCCACGCTCTGCTCGGCCTGCGCGTTGACGATCGTCACGTCGGGGTACACGGTCTGCACGGCGTCGCGCGTGCCGATCGTTTCCGGGAAGTGGTAACCGGTCTCGAGGAACAAAACGTCCACATCGGACTTGACCTGGGTGGCCAGGTCGATGAGCACGGCGTCCTGCATGTTCGACGCGACGATGAAGTCGTCGCCGAACTGCTCCACCGTCCAGCGCAGGGCTTCCTCCGCCGTGGCCTGGGCCAGCTCTTTCTCCGCGCGTTCGGCCAGGGTCCGGTAGTCAGCTGTGGCCGTCATCCGAGCGTCTCCTCCGGTAGGAACAGTCCGTGGAACTTCACCGAGAACCCGCGCCGGCAGGCACCGCAGAGCCAGCCGCCGTCCTCGGCGGGGCGCAGGTCCTCGTCACCGCAGAACGGGCAATAGTAGGGCACCGCCCGTTCCGTAGAGGTCACTGCAGCAGGCTTTCGTCGGCCCGCCCGGCCCACTGCGCGAACCGCTCGCCGGGCTCGCGGCCGTCGAGGTAGGCGCGGACCACGCGCTCGACGTAGTCCACCAGCTCGTCGGCGACGACCTTGTGCCCGCGCAGCTTGCGGCCGAACCCGGCGTCGAGGCCGAGCCCGCCGCCGAGGTGCACCTGGAAACCCTCGACCTGGCGGCCGTCGGCGTCGGTGACGATCTGGCCTTTCAGCCCGATGTCGGCGGTCTGGATGCGGGCGCAGGAGTTGGGGCAGCCGTTGAGGTGCACGCTGACGGGGTTCTCCAGGTCGCCCTGGACGTCGGCGAGGCGCTTCTCGAGGTCGGTCACCAGCGCCAGCGCGCGGGCCTTGGTCTCGACGATCGCGAGCTTGCAGAACTCCAGCCCGGTGCACGCCATCACGCTGCGCCGCCACGGCGAGGGCTTGGTGTGCAGGCCCAGCTCGGCGAGCTCGGTCTCCAGGCCCGGCACCTCGGACTCGGGCACGTCGAGGACCACGAGCTTCTGCTGCGGCGTCAGGCGCACGCGCGCCGAGCCCGCGCGTTCGGCGGCCTTGGCCACGGCCAGCAGCGTCTCGCCGTTCACGCGGCCGGCAACGGGCGCCGCGCCGACGTAGAACTTGCCGTCGACCTGCCGGTGCACGCCCACGTGGTCGATCGGGGCGGGCGGCACTTCGGGCGCGGGGCCGTCGAGCAGCGGGCGCTTGAGGTACTTCTCCTCCAGCACCTCGCGGAACTTGGCGGCGCCCCAGTCCTTGACCAGGAACTTGATGCGGGCGCGCGAGCGCAGGCGGCGGTAGCCGTAGTCGCGGAAGACGCTGATCACGCCTTCCCACACGTCCGGCACCTCGTCGCGCGGCACCCAGGCGCCGAGGCGCTGGCCGATCATCGGGTTGGTCGAGAGGCCGCCGCCGACCCAGACGTCGAAGCCCGGGCCGTGCTCGGGGTGGTTCACGCCGACGAACGCGACATCGTGGATCTCGTGCGCCACGTCCGCCTGGCCCGACACCGCCGTCTTGAACTTGCGCGGCAGGTTCGCGTACTGCGGGTCGCCGATGTAGCGGCGCTTGATCTCCTCGATGGCGGGCGTGCCGTCGATGATCTCGTCGGCCGCGATCCCGGCGACGGGCGAGCCGAGGATCACGCGGGGGCTGTCGCCGCACGCCTCCATGGTGGTCATGCCCGCGTTCTCGAGCTTCTGCCAGATCGTAGGCACGTCCTCGATCCGGATCCAGTGGTACTGGATGTTCTGCCGGTCGGTGATGTCGGCCGTGCCGCGCGCGTGTGTCTGCGAGATCTCCGCCAGTACGGCGAGCTGCTGCGTGGTGAGCATGCCGCCGTCGAGGCGCACACGCATCATGAAGTAGCGGGCGTCCAGCTCTTCGGGCTCGAGCGTGGCCGTGCGGCCGCCGTCGATGCCTTCCTTGCGCTGGGTGTAGAGGCCGAACCAGCGGAACCGGCCGCGCAGG
The sequence above is a segment of the Amycolatopsis sp. 2-15 genome. Coding sequences within it:
- a CDS encoding NAD(P)H-dependent flavin oxidoreductase, yielding MFDDLEFPVIVAPMAGGPTTPQLIAAVTAAGGFGFLAAGYLSAETLEAKIAHTADLTGGKFGVNLFVPGSRSTVDVTAHRERMLTEALRYGVEPGEPSWDDDEYPAKLDAVVRHRVPLVSFTFGAPTSAEVHRVHEAGGKVAVTVTNPDEADLAAARGADALVVQGFEAGGHRGLFTDDATNPAGGEQYGLLALLRLISARTSLPLVASGGLVHGADVAAVLAAGASAAQLGTAFLQTPEAGTPSAQRRALAEAGRLTAFTRAFSGRPARGLVNRVLSDLSAHAPAAYPQLHHISKPIRAAAARADDPEAMSLWAGQTYPLADDGSAASVMERLRAEAKAAAARLDRLG
- a CDS encoding amino acid permease — its product is MSAPRSLGTGSGIFRRKPIETIESGGDGLQRTLGLRQLTAIGVGGIIGAGIFSLAGAVANQTAGPAVLISFLIAGIASAAAAFSYAEFAGLIPRAGSAYTYGYAVLGEIVGWFIGWDLLLEYTAIVAVVAIGISGYFNDLLGFLHVSLPQWMSGAPGTEPDGVAHGSYVVNLFAVVLCLLIAFILNQGMKNAARFETLLVYLKVALVVLVIVVGAFHIKTGNYSNFFPFGISGAFTGAATVFFAVFGYDAMSTAAEESKDSQKHMPKAILYSLAISMVLYVFACLVLTGMVNFKDIDPEAAFSSAFASVGLGWLGAVIAVGAIIGILTVLFTFLLGATRVGYSMSRDGLLPKWFGKTHPVRKVPTRTTWILGVASAIIAGFLPIGEAAELTNIGILLAFVVVCIAVIVLRYKRPDLPRTFRTPGMPVVPIIGVVFSIWLITFLKPETWLRFAIWFAIGMGVYFGYSRRHSVLARGDQGESTSD
- a CDS encoding 4-oxalocrotonate tautomerase family protein, translating into MPFANFKVPAGSLTPEQKELIVHRTTDLYAEIYGEQARPNTMVLVEEVADGGWGIGDHVLTLAQLQGD
- a CDS encoding alpha/beta fold hydrolase; the encoded protein is MTASKRPAPAVRGGRPSSEPDAVRVSFRRFAGVRTRVLEVGPPVVGAEAPKRPRKRGTEKACAPRLVLLHGYCDSADTWRPVLAELAAAGIAAVAVDLPGFGDAQPLRPGPMLPQLDAFAAAVVREQAVLGPVVLAGNSLGGTLSLRAAQNPRLPLVGVVSIAAPGFVDSWLVRTVARNPLPLRLYSALPLPVPGFLVRAVAEQVVPRLLYADAGTADAGQVRRFTTLFPDYRATTSRLEQARQLVTELADAYQLDRVHAPLLVVACGKDKLVSSAAGRRLHTLVPHSRLLVREDWGHCPQLDDPPEIAELLTFFTAGAVRSGDVQRPARAASQAAEDTAAG
- a CDS encoding quinone oxidoreductase family protein, whose protein sequence is MFAVYAKEPNAEAPLDSLVAGERPEPEVPEGWVRVHVKAASLNMHDLWTLRGVGIKPDQFPMILGCDGAGTLDDGSEVVLHSVVNAPGWQGDDTLDPKRTLLTEKHQGTFAEQVVVPARNVVPKPAGLTFPEAATMGTAWLTAYRMLFVKSGLRPGQTMLVQGASGGVSTALIALGRAAGFRVWVTGRSEEKRAVAESVGAHQTFESGARLPERVDAVFETVGKATWAHTLKSLKPGGIVVVSGSTSGPDPSADLQRVFFLQLRVAGSTMGTRDELADMLSYLDLKGIKPRIGTELPLKDAADGFRAMLDGETAGKIVFTR
- a CDS encoding ribonuclease domain-containing protein — protein: MVNRRRITAALVGLLVLVLAGWLVKENVGDSSSSAPATPSSSAPAGASGVAAKLPGGDSGLPVKPLSGLPSQARDTWKLIEAGGPYPYPRNDNVVFENREKVLPRKQSGYYHEFTVTTPKSPDRGPRRLVTGQAKELFYTDDHYASFVVVDPNR
- a CDS encoding barstar family protein; the encoded protein is MTPADEAKAAADEAFARGAYPHLVNGGTVDKASTLDAIAKAMSFPDYFGRNLDALYDMLTDLSWLPAGEHVLIWRGSEALRQAEPKNYLAIRSVLSDAQRALGPVDGKADSWQLTVVLADS
- a CDS encoding enoyl-CoA hydratase family protein, encoding MADELVHYDVVGGAATITLDSPHNRNALSAQLRRELSESLDKAVADDAVRVVLLTHTGPVFCAGMDLKEARGAGAGAQGVNEFPKILDQLWTSPKPVVARLAGPARAGGIGMIAACDIAVAVPEATFAFSEVRIGVIPAVISLTVLPRLNPRAAHELFLTGDVFDAQRAVEIGLLNAAVPAAELDETVARYLKSLTLGGPKALAATKTLLSKPRPATPSEGFAAMNELSAGFFASEEGQEGILAFAQKRKPNWVPEDHTD
- a CDS encoding sirohydrochlorin chelatase produces the protein MTAPLVPVAHGSRDPRSAATVRGLVERVRVQAPGIEVYESFLDLSEPRVTDVLRRLYAQGHRAAVVVPLLLGSAFHARVDLPALVTEVKAECPGFDVRVSEVLGVDPVLERVALARLSGAGLGPGDGVVVSAVGSSNAGANSAVADLAVRWEGELGLPVTEAFASAAQPDVPAAVARLRARGVRRIVVASWFLAPGLLPDRIAVHAREADRAVFVAEPLGTDPRVAAAVLHRYADVVTRIPL
- a CDS encoding sulfate adenylyltransferase subunit 1, encoding MSSLLRLATAGSVDDGKSTLVGRLLYDTKSVLADQLDAVTRASVDKGLSTPDLSLLVDGLRSEREQGITIDVAYRYFATPRRSFVLADTPGHVQYTRNTVTGASTAQLAVLLVDARKGVVEQTRRHAAVLALLGVPRLVLAVNKIDLVDYDEETFSVIAKEFTAHAESLGYEHGSVVTIPVSALEGDNVATSSERTPWYDGPALLEHLETVPVAPDPHEAAFRFPVQYVIRPRTPEHLDYRGYAGQIAAGTVRPGDEIVVLPAGLRSTVERIDTADGPLDEAGAGTSVTLLLADDLDISRGDLIAVADRQPRVTDELTATLCWLSSKQLKPGARVLVKHGTRTVQANVTELTARFDEQTLSSVDDPESLDLNDIGRVELYLAEPLGVDDYTDSPRTGAFLVIDPKDGDTLAAGLVGERFP